Proteins encoded in a region of the Isosphaeraceae bacterium EP7 genome:
- the hisA gene encoding 1-(5-phosphoribosyl)-5-[(5-phosphoribosylamino)methylideneamino]imidazole-4-carboxamide isomerase yields the protein MQVIPAIDLRGGNCVRLRQGDYGQETVFGDDPAAMAGLWQDQGAGRIHLVDLDGAKEGRPVNVEPVRAILRRVSVPCQLGGGIRDEATIITWLEAGIERVIVGTQALKQPDWFRTMIAKYPGRLLLGLDARDGKVATEGWLDVSAVDATTLALQFDDLPLAGVVYTDIARDGTLEGPNLEATEALARRLKAPVIASGGVGRIEDIDRLALLPVASSIVGRALYDGKFTLGEALLRAGDPGPAR from the coding sequence ATGCAGGTGATCCCGGCGATCGACCTCCGCGGGGGTAACTGCGTCAGGCTGCGGCAGGGCGACTACGGCCAGGAGACCGTCTTCGGCGACGACCCGGCCGCGATGGCCGGGCTCTGGCAAGACCAGGGGGCGGGACGCATCCATCTCGTCGACCTGGACGGGGCCAAGGAAGGTCGGCCGGTGAACGTCGAGCCGGTGCGCGCAATCCTGCGCAGGGTGAGCGTCCCCTGCCAACTCGGCGGCGGAATTCGCGACGAGGCGACGATCATCACTTGGCTGGAGGCGGGAATCGAGCGCGTGATCGTCGGGACGCAGGCCCTGAAGCAGCCCGATTGGTTCCGGACCATGATCGCCAAATACCCTGGTCGTCTGCTGCTGGGCCTCGACGCACGCGACGGCAAGGTGGCCACCGAGGGCTGGCTGGACGTCTCCGCGGTCGACGCGACGACCCTCGCCTTGCAGTTCGACGACCTCCCCCTAGCGGGCGTCGTCTACACCGACATCGCGCGTGACGGCACGCTGGAAGGCCCCAATCTGGAGGCCACCGAGGCGCTGGCCCGCAGGCTGAAGGCCCCGGTGATCGCCTCGGGCGGAGTTGGGCGGATCGAGGATATCGACCGGCTCGCCCTGCTGCCCGTTGCCTCGAGCATCGTCGGCCGGGCCCTCTACGACGGCAAGTTCACGCTGGGCGAGGCCCTGCTCCGCGCCGGCGATCCGGGCCCCGCCCGCTGA
- a CDS encoding RecQ family ATP-dependent DNA helicase, with protein MTELELDQTLSERFALERFRAGQREVIESVLAGRDVLCVMPTGGGKSLCYQLPAILLPGVTLVVSPLIALMKDQVDALLRRGLRATLINSTLELEEQRTRLLDIERGQYDLVYVAPERFRSGRFVEAMARIKPALLAVDEAHCISEWGHDFRPDYAKIGQARKAMGMPPAIALTATATDLVRRDIADQLNLHDPAIFVTGFDRPNLAYSVIEAAKDANKLDALAEVLDQNPGPAIIYASSRKRCEMIGDYLRRSRRREVVVYHAGLGREERSEAQDLFMSGRAEVVVATNAFGMGVDKADVRSVVHFNIPGTLEAYYQEAGRAGRDGLPSACALIYAPGDRFLQEMFIENEYPPRDAVFRTYESMRRMDADPIELTHAEIKDVVGLDLNESAIGTVLKILEGAGAVERLRPRENMAIIRFNVEDDEPSLVGRLGPQAHTQRIVLLGLEGLVNRRFNEQVYFNPDELAGALGLDRVALTRAIRNLVAELPIDYVPPFRGNATRIVDRERPTRDLTVDFTELDRRKRLEYDKLDRMIGYATGRDCRRAYILGYFGDAMADRCGHCDNCGDDGYSRPDELAGAEIDTEAGRDVLLKTLSGVARAKGRFGKTMVAQMLTGSGSEKMDRLGLRSLSTFGLLSAFRQTEVTQLLDALSSAGLVHAQEVDRFRPIIDLTARGKEWLRDQQMPLTLPIPAELALKIRQGGLERRSARQPETPARVSESVVDGDPSSIGDDDPLRARLRTMRGDWARESGYSAYVVFTNQTLDELVRNRPTTPAAIATIKGLGPARLERYGQALLEAIKEYCGPGAEPVSPAPRSIESTPTPRASKPEPVSAPAAPRPATAVVSPTVTGRPVVETTPPAPSPTSYVPTEEWTWRLLDRGFTLDEAAAIRGLEHSAVVRHATWVARQGKPVPLAAFLDDEAQARFRAWHLEKGETPPDDGLGLPGGLWTLYLTCCAGKPAE; from the coding sequence ATGACCGAACTCGAACTCGATCAGACCCTGAGCGAACGGTTCGCGCTGGAGCGATTCCGCGCCGGACAGCGAGAGGTCATCGAATCGGTGCTAGCGGGGCGCGACGTCCTCTGCGTGATGCCGACCGGCGGCGGCAAGAGCCTCTGCTACCAGTTGCCGGCCATCCTTCTGCCCGGGGTCACGCTGGTCGTCAGCCCGCTGATCGCCTTGATGAAGGACCAGGTCGACGCCCTGCTCAGGCGTGGCCTGCGTGCCACCCTGATCAACAGCACGCTCGAACTCGAGGAGCAGCGGACCCGGCTGCTGGACATCGAGCGAGGCCAGTACGACCTCGTCTATGTAGCGCCCGAACGGTTCCGCAGCGGCCGGTTCGTCGAGGCGATGGCCCGGATCAAGCCGGCCTTGCTGGCCGTCGACGAGGCGCACTGCATCAGCGAGTGGGGGCACGACTTCCGCCCCGACTATGCCAAGATCGGCCAGGCCCGCAAGGCGATGGGCATGCCGCCGGCGATCGCCCTGACCGCCACCGCCACCGATCTGGTGCGCCGGGACATTGCCGATCAGCTCAACCTGCACGACCCCGCGATCTTCGTCACCGGGTTCGACCGGCCAAATCTGGCTTACTCCGTGATCGAAGCCGCGAAGGACGCAAATAAGCTCGATGCCCTGGCGGAGGTGCTCGACCAGAACCCCGGCCCCGCCATCATCTATGCATCCAGCCGCAAGCGATGCGAGATGATCGGCGACTATCTGCGGCGGTCTAGGCGACGCGAGGTGGTTGTCTATCACGCCGGGCTGGGACGCGAAGAGCGTTCCGAGGCGCAAGACTTGTTCATGTCGGGCCGTGCCGAGGTCGTGGTGGCGACCAACGCATTCGGCATGGGCGTGGACAAGGCTGATGTCCGCTCGGTGGTCCACTTCAACATCCCCGGCACCCTGGAAGCCTACTACCAGGAGGCGGGACGAGCCGGCCGCGACGGCCTGCCCTCGGCGTGCGCCTTGATCTATGCCCCCGGCGACCGTTTCCTCCAGGAAATGTTCATCGAGAACGAATATCCGCCGAGAGATGCCGTCTTCCGCACGTACGAGTCGATGCGTCGGATGGATGCCGACCCGATCGAGCTGACCCACGCCGAGATCAAGGACGTGGTGGGGCTGGACCTGAACGAGAGCGCCATCGGCACCGTCCTGAAGATCCTCGAAGGGGCCGGCGCGGTCGAGCGGCTGCGTCCCCGCGAGAACATGGCGATCATCCGGTTCAACGTCGAGGACGACGAGCCGAGCCTCGTCGGGCGCCTCGGCCCGCAGGCCCACACCCAGCGCATCGTGCTGCTGGGCCTGGAAGGGCTAGTCAATCGCCGGTTCAACGAGCAGGTTTACTTCAATCCCGACGAGCTTGCCGGCGCGTTGGGCCTCGACCGGGTCGCCCTCACCCGCGCGATTAGGAATCTGGTTGCCGAGCTGCCCATCGACTACGTCCCGCCGTTCCGGGGCAACGCCACGAGGATCGTGGACCGCGAACGGCCGACACGTGACCTGACCGTCGACTTCACCGAGCTGGATCGCCGCAAGCGGCTGGAGTACGACAAGCTCGACCGGATGATCGGCTACGCGACCGGGCGAGACTGCCGTCGGGCCTATATCCTCGGCTACTTCGGCGACGCAATGGCGGATCGGTGCGGCCATTGCGACAACTGCGGCGACGACGGTTACAGTCGCCCCGACGAGCTCGCGGGGGCCGAAATCGATACCGAAGCGGGCAGGGATGTGCTCCTGAAGACCCTTTCAGGCGTCGCCCGCGCCAAGGGTCGGTTCGGCAAGACGATGGTCGCCCAGATGCTGACCGGCTCGGGCTCGGAGAAGATGGATCGCCTGGGCCTGCGCAGTCTGAGCACCTTCGGCCTCCTGTCCGCCTTCCGCCAGACCGAGGTCACGCAACTCCTGGACGCCTTGAGCTCGGCCGGGCTGGTGCATGCCCAGGAAGTCGACCGCTTCAGGCCGATTATCGACCTGACCGCGCGTGGCAAGGAGTGGCTCCGCGACCAGCAGATGCCCCTGACCCTGCCGATCCCCGCCGAACTTGCCTTGAAGATCCGCCAGGGCGGCCTGGAACGGCGTTCGGCTCGCCAACCCGAGACGCCGGCCAGGGTCAGTGAGTCGGTTGTCGATGGTGATCCTTCGTCCATCGGCGACGACGATCCGCTGAGGGCCCGGCTGAGGACGATGCGTGGCGACTGGGCGCGTGAGTCCGGATATTCCGCGTACGTCGTCTTCACCAATCAAACTCTGGACGAGCTCGTCCGAAACAGGCCGACCACTCCCGCGGCGATCGCCACCATCAAAGGCCTGGGCCCTGCGAGACTCGAGCGATACGGACAGGCACTTCTCGAAGCGATCAAGGAATACTGCGGGCCGGGGGCAGAACCCGTCAGCCCCGCCCCTCGGTCGATCGAATCGACCCCGACACCACGGGCAAGCAAGCCCGAGCCGGTTTCTGCCCCCGCGGCCCCTCGACCGGCAACGGCCGTCGTGAGTCCGACGGTCACGGGACGGCCGGTCGTCGAGACGACGCCTCCCGCTCCGTCGCCGACGTCCTACGTGCCGACGGAGGAGTGGACGTGGCGGCTGCTGGATCGTGGATTCACGCTCGACGAGGCGGCGGCGATTCGCGGCCTGGAGCACTCGGCAGTCGTTCGGCACGCGACCTGGGTCGCCAGGCAAGGGAAGCCGGTGCCGCTGGCCGCGTTCCTGGATGACGAGGCTCAGGCCCGGTTCCGGGCCTGGCATCTCGAAAAGGGGGAGACGCCCCCGGACGATGGGCTCGGCCTTCCCGGGGGTCTCTGGACGCTCTATCTCACCTGCTGCGCGGGGAAGCCCGCGGAATGA
- a CDS encoding flavoprotein: MARLLLGVTGSVAATRTPALYGALRQLGHRVRVVATEPAFHFFDPAELGEGDEGGPVFRDSDEWPASPYARGDAVPHIDFRDWAEVLVVAPLDANTLGKFAQGLADNFLTCVFRAWNFERPVLLAPAMNTLMWRNPVTLRHLRMLLEDHGDGSPLPPFSLDEADEIFARHAPGMVLIPPISKRLACGDFGVGAMAEVATLAEVVRATLGDVTP; the protein is encoded by the coding sequence ATGGCGCGGCTACTCCTCGGGGTGACGGGCTCGGTGGCCGCGACGCGCACTCCTGCGCTCTACGGGGCCCTCCGCCAGCTCGGTCACCGCGTGCGCGTGGTGGCGACCGAACCCGCGTTCCACTTCTTCGACCCCGCCGAGCTGGGCGAGGGGGACGAGGGAGGCCCGGTCTTCCGCGACTCGGATGAGTGGCCCGCTTCGCCCTATGCTCGGGGCGATGCGGTGCCCCATATCGACTTCCGAGACTGGGCCGAGGTGCTCGTCGTGGCGCCACTGGATGCCAATACCTTGGGCAAGTTTGCCCAGGGACTGGCCGACAACTTCCTGACCTGCGTCTTCCGCGCCTGGAATTTTGAACGTCCCGTGCTGCTCGCGCCGGCGATGAACACGCTGATGTGGCGGAACCCCGTCACGCTCAGGCATCTGAGGATGTTGCTGGAAGACCACGGCGACGGATCGCCCCTGCCCCCGTTCTCGCTCGACGAGGCCGACGAGATCTTCGCGAGGCACGCCCCCGGGATGGTTCTCATCCCGCCAATCTCCAAGCGGCTGGCTTGCGGCGATTTCGGGGTTGGTGCGATGGCCGAGGTCGCCACCCTCGCGGAAGTCGTCCGGGCCACGCTCGGCGATGTCACCCCCTGA
- a CDS encoding AAA family ATPase, with amino-acid sequence MRRIAVLNQKGGVGKTTTTVNLAAALAAEGYKTLVLDLDPQAHATLHLGLLPGRSGPSLYDVLTQGLPLADARREITPNLHIVGSHIDLAAAEVELIGTVGREVVLRDQLEADTEQYDYVLMDCPPSLGILTLNALCAAREVFIPLQAHFLALHGLSKLLETIALVARRVNRELTVGGVVLCLYDAGTKLGAEVIDDLDTYFDGRRHGQSPWSNARVFRTRIRRNIRLAECPSFGQSIFQYAASSRGAEDYASLAAEVLGREPAACWLTPETKVAPPAADPIPNGIEQEPHRQAV; translated from the coding sequence ATGCGACGGATCGCGGTGCTGAATCAGAAGGGGGGCGTGGGCAAGACCACGACCACCGTCAACCTCGCCGCCGCGCTGGCCGCCGAGGGGTACAAGACCCTCGTCCTCGACCTCGACCCCCAGGCCCATGCCACGCTGCACCTCGGCCTGCTGCCGGGTCGGTCGGGCCCGTCGCTCTACGACGTCCTGACCCAGGGCCTTCCGCTGGCCGATGCGCGACGCGAGATCACGCCAAACTTGCACATCGTAGGCAGCCACATCGACTTGGCCGCCGCCGAGGTCGAGCTGATCGGCACCGTCGGTCGCGAGGTCGTCCTGCGAGACCAGCTCGAGGCCGATACCGAGCAATACGACTACGTGCTGATGGACTGCCCCCCCTCGCTGGGGATCCTGACCCTCAACGCCCTGTGCGCCGCACGAGAGGTCTTCATCCCGTTGCAGGCCCACTTCCTGGCATTGCACGGGCTCTCCAAGCTGCTCGAGACCATCGCCCTCGTCGCCCGCCGGGTCAATCGCGAGTTGACCGTCGGCGGCGTGGTGCTCTGCCTCTACGACGCGGGGACCAAGCTGGGCGCAGAGGTCATCGACGACCTGGATACCTACTTCGACGGCCGTCGCCACGGCCAGTCGCCCTGGTCCAACGCCAGGGTCTTCCGCACCCGGATCCGCCGAAATATCCGGCTCGCCGAGTGCCCAAGCTTCGGCCAGTCGATCTTCCAGTATGCCGCAAGCAGCCGCGGCGCCGAGGATTACGCCAGCCTGGCCGCCGAGGTCCTGGGCCGCGAGCCGGCCGCCTGCTGGCTGACCCCCGAGACCAAGGTGGCGCCGCCCGCGGCCGATCCGATCCCCAATGGGATCGAGCAGGAGCCTCATCGCCAGGCCGTCTGA
- the infA gene encoding translation initiation factor IF-1, producing the protein MAKEEPIRTEGRIVEALPNTQFLVELETGHRVLAHIAGKMRKNFIRIVPGDRVTIEITPYDLTKGRIVYRER; encoded by the coding sequence GTGGCCAAAGAGGAACCGATCCGGACTGAAGGTCGTATCGTGGAGGCGCTCCCCAACACCCAGTTCCTCGTCGAACTGGAGACGGGACACCGCGTCCTGGCGCACATCGCCGGCAAGATGCGCAAGAATTTCATCAGGATCGTGCCGGGAGATCGCGTGACGATCGAGATCACCCCGTACGACCTGACCAAGGGGCGGATCGTCTACCGCGAGCGTTGA
- the hisH gene encoding imidazole glycerol phosphate synthase subunit HisH: MIAIIDYGMGNLRSVQKALAAVGAEGTITADPDVVRTAARVILPGVGAFADAIAELRRTGLAEAFTEAVTRGVPCMGVCLGLQLLFDGSDEDGDHKGLGLIPGRIVRFASQPGLKIPHMGWNTLDLARPTPLFDGLGAAPSVYFVHSYYARPDRPEHVLATSDHGGPFAAAVGRENLLACQFHPEKSQQAGLTMYANFARM, encoded by the coding sequence ATGATCGCGATTATCGACTACGGGATGGGGAACCTGCGGAGCGTGCAGAAGGCGCTCGCCGCGGTGGGGGCCGAGGGAACGATTACCGCCGACCCCGACGTCGTGCGGACGGCCGCCCGCGTGATCTTGCCCGGCGTGGGGGCCTTCGCCGACGCGATCGCCGAGCTGCGCCGGACGGGGCTCGCCGAGGCGTTCACCGAGGCCGTGACACGGGGCGTTCCCTGCATGGGAGTCTGCCTGGGCTTGCAACTCCTGTTCGACGGCTCCGACGAGGACGGCGACCACAAAGGCCTGGGCCTCATTCCCGGCCGGATCGTCCGGTTTGCGTCTCAGCCCGGCCTGAAGATCCCGCACATGGGCTGGAACACGCTCGACCTGGCGCGACCGACCCCCCTGTTCGACGGGCTCGGAGCCGCGCCTTCTGTCTATTTCGTCCATTCCTACTACGCCCGCCCCGACCGGCCCGAGCACGTGCTGGCCACCAGCGACCATGGCGGCCCGTTCGCCGCGGCGGTGGGGCGTGAGAACCTCCTCGCCTGTCAGTTCCACCCCGAGAAGAGTCAGCAGGCCGGGCTGACCATGTACGCTAATTTCGCCAGGATGTAG
- the queC gene encoding 7-cyano-7-deazaguanine synthase QueC gives MADRPKAVVLLSGGLDSATALAEALDAGFEPHALTVIYGQRHAVELQAARRVAKAFGVSHHIESQVDLRAFGASALTASIDVPKDRPADAMSHGIPVTYVPARNTVFLSLALAWAEAIGAFDLVIGVNCVDYSGYPDCRPEYLTAFEAMANLATRAGVEGTGKFRIHAPLLTMSKEQIIRRGLDLGVDYGLTHSCYDPTPEGKSCGRCDSCTLRLAAFSNLGIHDPILYA, from the coding sequence ATGGCCGACCGGCCCAAGGCGGTGGTTCTGCTCAGCGGTGGGCTCGACTCGGCGACGGCACTGGCCGAGGCGCTGGACGCGGGCTTCGAGCCTCACGCGCTCACGGTCATTTACGGCCAGCGCCACGCCGTCGAGCTCCAGGCCGCCCGGCGTGTCGCCAAGGCGTTCGGCGTCTCCCATCACATCGAGTCCCAGGTCGATCTCCGGGCCTTCGGCGCCAGCGCCCTGACGGCCTCGATCGACGTTCCTAAGGATCGACCTGCCGACGCGATGTCCCACGGAATCCCGGTCACCTACGTTCCCGCGCGCAACACCGTCTTCCTCTCCCTGGCGCTCGCCTGGGCCGAGGCCATCGGCGCCTTCGACCTGGTCATCGGGGTGAACTGCGTCGACTATTCCGGCTATCCCGACTGCCGTCCCGAATATCTCACCGCCTTCGAGGCGATGGCCAACCTCGCCACCCGGGCCGGCGTCGAGGGGACGGGCAAGTTCCGGATTCACGCCCCGCTGCTGACGATGAGCAAGGAGCAGATCATCCGCCGGGGGCTCGACTTAGGGGTCGACTACGGCCTGACCCACAGCTGCTACGATCCCACACCCGAAGGCAAGTCGTGCGGCCGTTGCGACTCCTGCACGCTCCGCCTCGCCGCCTTCAGCAATCTGGGCATCCACGATCCGATTCTTTATGCCTGA
- the ispD gene encoding 2-C-methyl-D-erythritol 4-phosphate cytidylyltransferase: MPRFALILPAAGRSTRFGSVLDDKKPYVPLDGRAVWLRAIDPFLKRDDVVQWIVVISPEDRELFERRYRPSVAFLDIQVVEGGAERFDSVAKGLAAIRDDCDHVAIHDAARPCVTPAIIDAVFAAAVRHGAALPGVAVADTLKRVDDQLRTVETVSRAGLYAVQTPQAFRKDLLLQAHAMRPQLPSHVVVTDDAQLVEATGHACQIVVGDAQNLKITTQADLALASSILKSRLTPEREPTPRRLGDEGELWD; the protein is encoded by the coding sequence ATGCCTCGTTTCGCACTCATCCTGCCCGCCGCAGGCCGTTCCACCCGATTTGGCTCCGTGCTCGACGACAAGAAGCCTTACGTCCCCCTCGACGGTCGGGCCGTCTGGCTGCGGGCCATCGATCCTTTCCTCAAGCGCGACGACGTCGTCCAGTGGATCGTCGTCATCTCGCCCGAGGACCGCGAGCTCTTCGAACGTCGCTATCGGCCCAGCGTCGCGTTCCTCGACATCCAGGTCGTCGAGGGGGGCGCGGAGCGATTCGATTCCGTCGCGAAGGGCCTCGCCGCCATCCGCGATGACTGCGACCACGTCGCCATCCACGACGCGGCTCGACCATGCGTCACGCCGGCGATCATCGATGCCGTCTTCGCCGCCGCGGTCAGGCACGGTGCGGCACTTCCCGGGGTTGCCGTCGCCGATACCCTCAAGCGAGTGGACGACCAGCTCCGCACCGTCGAGACCGTCTCCAGGGCGGGCCTCTACGCGGTCCAGACCCCGCAGGCGTTTCGCAAGGATCTGCTCCTTCAGGCCCACGCCATGCGTCCTCAACTGCCGTCCCACGTCGTCGTCACCGACGATGCGCAACTTGTCGAGGCCACAGGCCACGCCTGTCAGATCGTCGTCGGCGACGCCCAGAACCTGAAGATCACGACCCAGGCGGATCTCGCCCTGGCTTCCTCGATCTTGAAGTCTCGACTCACGCCCGAACGCGAGCCCACCCCCAGGCGGCTGGGCGACGAAGGTGAGCTCTGGGACTGA
- a CDS encoding radical SAM protein has translation MNLATLSRLAFKHTRNHIAEAVYLKSGYDATKPITFYGLVNERCNVACRYCEYWRLPTYEKEMSIEQWQNALLSIKDFVGEFSISFSGGEPFIKPGFLDLMKFCYQNGIHSSVTTNGSALTQKNAAKLCDAHPFALNVSCDAPNAEVHDYLRGYPGLFKKLTDGIKYVREERDRRGLDFPIIIKPTIGKKNYKYLPDMVEFAQNVGATCVNFQPMDRWTEETYDELWIENDEMDDLQKVVDIMIEQKRAGAPILTSELVIGLLPAHFREEKAPTDVMPCRVGMRDFFIRTNGNIEVCFFYPPIGNIKESSAKEIWHGAKAQEIRKQTVGCERLCLYTCLSQKTISDKVKMGITLLKTKAGEKVKQVAAPVATTS, from the coding sequence ATGAATCTCGCCACCCTATCCCGCCTGGCCTTCAAGCACACCCGCAATCACATTGCCGAAGCTGTTTATTTAAAGTCTGGCTACGACGCCACCAAGCCGATCACCTTTTACGGATTGGTCAACGAGCGCTGCAACGTGGCATGCCGCTACTGCGAATACTGGCGGCTTCCAACTTATGAAAAAGAGATGTCGATCGAGCAGTGGCAGAATGCCCTGCTGAGCATCAAGGACTTCGTCGGCGAGTTCTCCATCAGCTTCAGCGGAGGCGAGCCGTTCATCAAGCCGGGCTTCCTGGACCTGATGAAGTTCTGCTACCAGAACGGCATCCACAGCAGCGTGACGACCAATGGGTCGGCCCTGACCCAGAAGAACGCCGCCAAGCTCTGCGACGCCCATCCGTTCGCCCTGAACGTCTCCTGCGACGCCCCGAACGCCGAAGTTCACGACTATCTCCGCGGCTACCCGGGCCTGTTCAAGAAGCTCACCGACGGCATCAAGTACGTCCGCGAGGAGCGCGACCGCCGCGGGCTCGACTTCCCGATCATCATCAAGCCCACGATCGGCAAGAAGAACTACAAGTACTTGCCCGACATGGTCGAGTTCGCGCAGAACGTGGGCGCCACCTGCGTCAACTTCCAGCCGATGGACCGCTGGACGGAAGAGACGTACGACGAGCTCTGGATCGAGAATGATGAGATGGACGACCTCCAGAAGGTTGTCGATATCATGATTGAGCAGAAGCGAGCTGGCGCCCCGATCCTGACCTCCGAACTGGTCATCGGCCTGCTGCCCGCCCACTTCCGCGAGGAGAAGGCCCCCACCGACGTGATGCCCTGCCGCGTCGGCATGCGTGACTTCTTCATCCGGACCAACGGCAACATCGAGGTCTGCTTCTTCTACCCGCCCATCGGCAACATCAAAGAATCCAGCGCCAAGGAAATCTGGCACGGGGCCAAGGCGCAGGAGATTCGCAAGCAGACCGTCGGCTGCGAGCGCCTCTGCCTCTACACCTGCCTCTCGCAGAAGACCATCTCCGACAAGGTCAAGATGGGCATCACCCTGCTGAAGACCAAGGCGGGCGAGAAGGTCAAGCAGGTCGCCGCCCCGGTGGCCACCACGTCCTGA
- a CDS encoding glycosyltransferase family 2 protein, with protein sequence MNVAIIIVNYRTAGLTIDCLASLAPERERMPGLRVYLTDNASGDGSVDLLRKSIDENGWGDWVHLRPLPRNGGFSYGNNEGIREAIAVEPRFDSILLLNPDTYIRPGAVLTLVEFLERHPDVGIAGSRLEDPDGTAQRSAFRFPTVASEFEQSLKFGPVSRLLASKLVAPPVPEADCPTGWVAGASMLIRRSVFDAIGLLDEAFFMYYEEVDFCLRAARAGFPCWYVPESRVVHLVGQASGVTNAAKSRRRRPGYWFDSRRRFFIRNYGRAYAVAADLAHSTAYMACRMRCLLTGKASADPERYLRDFFGHNALMRGTEP encoded by the coding sequence ATGAACGTCGCGATCATCATCGTCAATTATCGGACCGCCGGGCTGACCATCGACTGCCTCGCCTCGCTCGCCCCCGAACGCGAGCGGATGCCGGGGCTGCGGGTTTACCTGACCGACAACGCCTCGGGCGACGGTTCCGTCGATCTCCTCCGCAAGTCGATCGACGAGAACGGCTGGGGCGATTGGGTCCATCTCAGGCCCCTGCCGCGCAACGGCGGTTTTTCGTACGGGAATAACGAGGGGATTCGCGAGGCAATCGCCGTCGAGCCCCGCTTCGACTCCATCCTCCTCCTCAATCCCGACACCTACATCCGGCCGGGCGCCGTCCTCACGCTCGTCGAATTCCTGGAGCGGCACCCCGACGTGGGGATCGCGGGCAGCCGCCTGGAAGACCCCGACGGCACCGCTCAGCGGTCCGCGTTCCGGTTCCCGACGGTGGCCAGCGAGTTCGAGCAATCCCTCAAGTTCGGGCCCGTCTCCCGGCTTCTGGCCTCGAAGCTCGTAGCCCCTCCGGTCCCCGAGGCCGACTGCCCCACGGGCTGGGTGGCCGGGGCAAGCATGCTCATTCGCCGCAGCGTCTTCGACGCGATCGGCCTGCTCGACGAAGCCTTCTTCATGTATTACGAAGAAGTCGACTTCTGCCTGAGGGCGGCGCGGGCGGGCTTCCCCTGCTGGTACGTGCCCGAGAGCCGGGTGGTGCACCTCGTCGGTCAGGCCTCGGGCGTGACAAACGCGGCCAAGTCCAGGCGCAGGCGTCCCGGCTACTGGTTCGACTCGCGCAGGCGGTTCTTCATCAGGAACTACGGCCGCGCCTACGCGGTCGCGGCCGACCTGGCCCACTCGACCGCATACATGGCCTGTCGGATGCGCTGCCTGCTGACGGGCAAGGCCTCGGCGGATCCCGAGCGGTATCTGCGCGACTTCTTCGGCCATAATGCGCTGATGCGGGGGACCGAGCCTTGA
- a CDS encoding restriction endonuclease, translated as MDCDAPQCAALLLDWIKARIAGGSADAAGAAEVPMPATTAPKQGILWRSAPYQDEAPAIFTEAELDGTLEHLRYAVFRRYQNQLTRAERARLDNTIQNALYKVERYAERLETAEGRTKVLSEYEHLRDEVREGRERGERLRMQAKRADLKISQLGSLSPEGFEEFVAEVFESLGYAVERVGGSGDEGADLRIGRDGLRAVVQCKYYSRGVIGSPELQKFLGTVHHTRSHKGFFVTTRTFTLAAEKFAAEHPIELIDGPRLIELVQDAMGPGSRKEPEPVWF; from the coding sequence ATGGACTGCGATGCTCCGCAATGCGCGGCATTGTTGCTCGACTGGATCAAGGCCCGGATCGCGGGCGGGTCGGCGGATGCGGCCGGTGCCGCCGAGGTACCGATGCCCGCGACGACGGCGCCGAAGCAGGGAATCCTCTGGAGGTCGGCCCCCTATCAGGACGAGGCGCCGGCGATCTTCACGGAGGCCGAGCTGGATGGCACGCTTGAACATTTGCGTTATGCAGTATTCCGTAGATATCAGAATCAGCTCACGCGGGCCGAGCGGGCCAGGCTGGACAACACGATCCAGAATGCCCTCTACAAGGTCGAGCGCTACGCCGAGCGTCTGGAGACTGCCGAAGGGCGGACGAAGGTCCTTTCAGAGTACGAGCACCTGCGGGACGAGGTACGCGAGGGGCGGGAGCGCGGGGAGCGATTGCGGATGCAGGCGAAGCGTGCCGACTTGAAGATCAGCCAGCTCGGCAGCCTGAGCCCCGAGGGCTTCGAGGAGTTCGTCGCCGAGGTCTTCGAGTCGCTCGGCTACGCCGTCGAACGCGTGGGCGGAAGCGGCGATGAGGGGGCCGACCTGAGGATCGGCCGTGACGGACTGCGTGCGGTCGTCCAGTGCAAGTACTACAGCCGTGGCGTGATCGGCTCGCCCGAGCTCCAGAAGTTCCTCGGCACGGTCCATCACACCCGCAGTCATAAGGGGTTCTTCGTGACCACTCGCACGTTCACCCTGGCCGCCGAGAAATTCGCCGCGGAGCACCCGATCGAGCTGATCGACGGGCCCAGGCTGATCGAGCTGGTGCAGGATGCCATGGGGCCGGGTTCGCGCAAGGAACCAGAGCCCGTCTGGTTCTAA